One window of Nicotiana tomentosiformis chromosome 11, ASM39032v3, whole genome shotgun sequence genomic DNA carries:
- the LOC138901805 gene encoding uncharacterized protein: MDPYEDLYGRWCRSPVGWFESGKARLLGIDLVQNALEKVKLIQDRLHTAQSRQKSYGDRKVCDVAFMVEEQVLLRVLPMKGVMRFRKKGKLSPRYIRPFDILERVEEVTYRLSLPPSLYAVHPVFHISMLRKYHDDPSHMLDFISVQLDKDLSYMEESAAILDR, encoded by the coding sequence ATGGACCCGTATGAGGATTTGTATGGTAgatggtgccggtctccagtgggttggtttgagtcgggcaaggctaggctattgggtatagacttggttcagaatgccttggagaaagttaaattgattcaggatcgacttcatacagcccagtccaggcagaagagttatgggGATCGAAAGGtttgcgacgttgcattcatggttgaagagcaggttttgctccgggttttgcccatgaagggtgttatgaggttcagaaagaagggcaagttgagccctaggtatatcagaccttttgatattcttgagagggttgAAGAGGTCACTTATAGACtttcactaccacctagtctctatgcagttcatccagtattccatatttccatgctccgaaagtatcacgacgatccctctcatatgttagactttatctcagtccagttggacaaggacctATCTTATATGGAGGAGTCAgcagccattttggacaggtag
- the LOC138901806 gene encoding uncharacterized protein, whose protein sequence is MVRPIHLALSAASGAPATTRPVDPYYAPLVSSVPPVRGASNSQSSRSGPIQSHQPRPSRAYFECGNTRHLVRDCPIFRRGAPPQISQAPRALPGPHAMITVPTTIPHAHPARDGGWTGSGRPKGEGKARYYALPATAKVVASDSVIISIVPVYHRDASVLFDPCSTYSYVSSYFASYLGVFRDSLSSPVYVSTPVGDSIVVDCVYRSFLIVRSGFETRADLLLLSMVDFNVIFGMD, encoded by the coding sequence ATGGTCCGCCCTATTCATTTAGCACTTTCAGCTGCCAGCGGTGCTCCGGCCACTACTAGGCCTgtggatccttattatgcacctttagtatctagtgtgcctcctgtacgAGGTGCTTCCAATagtcagtctagtcgatcaggcccgatcCAGTCACATCAGCCTCGTCCttcgagagcttattttgagtgtggcaacactcgtcatttggtgagggattgccccatattcaggaggggtgcacctccacaaatttctcaggcaccgcgtgctctaCCGGGTCCTCATGCTATGATTACAGTACCAACTACCATCCCACATGCACATCCAGCTAGAGATGGAGGTTGGACAGGTAGTGGTCGCCCTAAAGGGGAAGGTAAAGCccgatattatgcccttcctgctacgGCAAAGGTAGTTGCATCAGATTCTGTTATCataagtattgttccggtctatcatagagatgcatcagtcttatttgatccatgctcaacttattcctatgtgtcatcttattttgcttcgtatCTTGGTGTAttccgtgattctctgagttcacctgtttatgtatctacacccgtaggtgattccattgttgttgactgtgtgtatcggtcctTTTTGATTGTTcgtagtggttttgagaccagagccgatttattattgctcagtatggtggatttcaacgttatttttggcatggactag
- the LOC104096672 gene encoding PLASMODESMATA CALLOSE-BINDING PROTEIN 3-like — MAACMLSLVFFLAITGHSSASYCVCKDGVDEKILQENIDYACGSGADCTAIHQGGACYNPDTIKDHCSYAVNSYYQRKGGSGASCDFKGTATLSSNAPSSTSGCVYQSTAGGGSTTPTTGTTNPSTGGTSTGTGTGTGMNTGTGTTTTGTNPVFGLGPTGSGMTDTSAGTAIHQSSIIFFTMALLFTSFVYLRV; from the exons ATGGCTGCTTGTATGTTGTCTTTGGTATTTTTCTTGGCTATCACTGGTCACTCAA GTGCTTCATACTGTGTTTGCAAAGATGGGGTAGATGAAAAGATTCTGCAGGAGAACATAGATTATGCGTGTGGATCTGGAGCAGATTGTACTGCTATACATCAAGGTGGTGCTTGTTACAACCCTGATACTATCAAAGATCACTGCAGCTATGCTGTAAATAGCTATTATCAGAGAAAGGGTGGGTCTGGTGCTAGTTGTGACTTTAAGGGTACTGCTACTTTGAGTTCAAATGCACCATCTT CCACTTCTGGATGTGTATATCAGTCCACTGCTGG TGGTGGAAGCACAACTCCAACAACAGGAACCACAAATCCATCAACAGGTGGCACCAGCACCGGCACCGGGACTGGCACAGGAATGAACACTGGAACAGGCACAACCACAACAGGGACTAATCCAGTTTTTGGACTTGGACCAACAGGAAGTGGCATGACCGACACCTCCGCGGGGACTGCTATTCATCAAAGCAGCATTATCTTTTTCACAATGGCCCTTTTGTTTACAAGCTTTGTATACTTAAGGGTTTAA